The genomic stretch CTTCTCGGGCTGCATGTCGTAGTACCAGTGGAAGCCGATCACGTCGACATGGTTGCCGCCGCCGGCGGCGAGGAAACGGTCGAGCCACGCCACACCCTGACCCGTGGTCAGGCCAGGCGACACCAGCTGGTTGGCGGGATCGGCCGCCTTGATCTCTTCACGGGCGATGCGCGCCATCTCGACCATCTTCTCGACCGAACCGGCCCAGGTACCCGAGAAGTCGGACTCGTTCCACAGCTCCCAGTAGCGGATCTTGCCGGCATAGCGACGCGCCAGGGTGCGCACATAGTCGCGCCAGTCTTCCAGGTGGGTCGGGGGCATCGAGGCACCCAGGCCGTAGTAGCCCTGGACGCTCGGGTTGCTCGAAGCCCAGGCCGGCGTCTGGCCGAGGGTGTACAGGATCTGCGCGTTGTTGCGCTGCGCGTAGTCGACGTACAGCTCCAGACGCTTGCCGCTGCCGGTGGTGAAGTCCCAGACGTTGTTGGCCTTCTCGAGGTCACGCCAGTTGGTGCCGGTGTTCCACAGGCGCAGCAGGCCGTGACCCGTCTGCGGGAAGTTGAAGTGGTTGCCCAGGCGCTTGACGTGGATGCCGAACAGGGTGTTGGGCACCGTGGTCGTGCTCGCGGGGGCGAGGTCGTTCTGCTTGACTTCCTCCAGCTTCACGCTGTCGACGTAGATGTTGGCGCCCGGGGTCTTCGAAGCGACCCGCAGCGAGCCGACCACGTCACCGAGGTAGATACCTTGGACCTCAACCTTCTGCCAGGAGGTGCCCAGCGTCACGGTGCGGGTGCCGGCAGCGTCCCAGGGCGGTGCGTCGCGGCGGATGAACAGCTCGGCCGTCGCGCTCGAGTCGGCGCGCATGTAGGCGGTGGCGCGGTAGGTGCGGCCCTTCACGAAGGGGAAGGGGTAGATCAGGTGCGCGTCGCCGCCGCCCGTCGTGAGCATGCGGAAGCGCTGCGACGAGGCGCCCGAGTGCACATAGCCGGCGCGGGTTTCGCGGCCGGCCTGGAAGGTGCCGAGCGGCTCGCCCCAGACGTTGATGCGCCAGCCGGTGGAGGTGTAGCTGAAGACGTCGTCGAAATTGCTGGCGAAGACCTGGGTCAGCGTGGTGGACGCGCCGCCGGCCGCCGGCAAGGGCATGCCGGTCACATCGGTGTCGCCGGCCTCCTCGACCGCAGAGATCTGCGCATCGTCGACATAAATGTTGGCGCCGACCGTTTTCGAGATCACACGCAGCGAACCAGGGCTGTTCCAGCGGAAGCGACCCTGGACTTCGACACGGGTCCAGCCCGAGCCGACCGAGACGGTCTTGGCCGCGGTGACGTCCCACGGCTGCGCATCACGGCGCAGCATCACTTCCACCTGGGCAGAAGTGTCGGTGCGCACATAGACGACGGCGCGATACGACTTACCGTTGACGAAACCGTGCGGGAAGATCAGGTGCGCGTCGGCGCCGCTGCTGCGCGACAAGACACGAAAGCGCTGGGCCGAGGTGCCGCTGTGAACGTAACCGCTGCGGCTCTCCCGGGCTGCTTCCCACTTGACAGAGCCCCAGTAGTTCACATTCCAACCCGGAGCAAAGCGGGTGTAGGTGCCTTCGAAGTTGGACGCCGCCGTAACAAGGTTGTCGGAGTCCGTCACTGCCATTGCGCGTTCCGTCAGACCCTTTTCTGCCTGTAACGAATCGGGTAACGTTTCGTCGTCCGAGGGGGCGTCGGATTCGATCACGGGCTGGTCGGGACCGCTGTCGCCGGTCGGTGCGAAGGTCTGTTGGCCGGCGGCATCAGCCGCGGAGGTGTCTTGGTTCGACCCGGAACCGCCGCCACAGGCGGCCAATAAGACAAGGGATAAGGAGACGGCCCAACGATAGACGCTCGAGTTCATTCTGAGTCCTGGGTATGTTGCATTTGCCTGAAGACCAAACAAGGTCCATGCCGCGCTGTACGCGAGACAAAAGTGACGTGTTTGGACAGGAACTAGCGGGCGCGCGAGCGAGGTACCGACGTGATCGGTGTAACGTCCTGGCGGACGAGCCTCGTTCTCCCGCTGCGGTGTTGTCAGGCAGTGCCAGCCTGAGCGTCTTTCACCGATGCGTTGTAGGGATTAACGGCGGATCTGGCGGGGTCACTGACACCGCATTTGAAACGAGGATGCCGGTTATGTAACTGGTTGATGCTGGCCGGGCATGAATCGTGATACAGCTGACGATCCCCGCCCGGCCGGGGCCAACGGCGTGCCTGCTGCCTTACTGCAGCAGCACCGGGTCCAGCCCCAGCTTGACCTGCCGATTTTCGGGAACCCGTTCGACGTCACCGTCGAGCTTGGCGGCTCGCCCCACCTGCCACTCCGCCGGCAGGCGCACCGTGGTTTCAGGCCCGAGCGACCAGGCGATCACGAAAGGTTGGTCGCCCCGCTGCATGCGATAGACGTAGATGTCGGAGCCGCTGCGATAGGCATCGACCACGCGCGCGCCCCGCAGCCACTCCACAGCCTTGTTGTAGCTGCGGCCGGCGAGTGTCGGCGTCTTGTAGTCGCGCTCGAGCATGGCCTCGCCGGGCAGCCGGCCTTCCCAGAAGTAGTAATCGAAGTTGCGCACGCCGGCGTTCCACATGGTCAGCATCGCCCGCAGGGCATGCGAGCGCAGCTGGGCTTCGCTGAACTCGATGGGCTTGCAGTTCTGTACCTTGGCGTTGCACAGCAACGAACCTTCGGTGTTCCACAGCGGCTTGTCGCCCACGCCGTGCTTCTGCATCACGCGGCGCACGTTGCGGATCGGCGACGCGAGCGACTCCGGCTTGACGTCGTAGTACCAATGGAACGCGATGATGTCGACCAGCTTGCCGCCGCCTTCAGCGAGGAAGCGGTCGAGCCACTGCACGCCCTGGCCGGCGGTGAGGCCCGGCGAGAGGATCTGGTTGGCCGGGTCGATCGCTTTCAGTTCGTCGCGCGCGATGCGGGTCATCTGCACCATCGTCTCGACGGGACCCTTGTAGAAGGCCGAGTAGTCGGCTTCGTTCCACACTTCCCAATACCGGATCTTGCCCGCATAGCGCTTGCCCACCGTGCGGACGTAGTCGCGCCAGTGCTCCAGGTCGCGCGGCGGCGCGCCGTGCCCGAGGCCATAGCCGTTGCGCCACTCCGGCTGCGACGAGGCCCAGGTGGGCGATTGCCCCATCGTGTAGATGATCTTGGTGTCGGGATCGTGCTTGCGGATGTGGTTGACGTAGAGGTCCAGGCGCCGCCACCCGGGGCCGGAAAAGTCCCACTGGCCCGGCTCCGGCTGCAGGTCCTTCCAGGTCGTGCGGGTGTCCCACAGTCTCACCACGCCAGGGCGGAACGACGGCCAGTTCTGGTGCGAGCCGAGTCGCATCAGGTGGACGCCAAAGAACTCGTCCGGGATCGGATCGGTGTTCACGCTCGCAATCGGGTTGCCCTCGATCGCCTCGATGTTCACCTTGTCGACCCACAAAGGTGCGTCGAGCGTCTTGGACGCCAGGCGCAACGAGGCCGGCGCGTCGCTCACCGCCGTGCCCTCCAACTCGACGGTCTGCCAGCGCTGGGTGACCTTGACCGACTTGATCGCAAACGGGTCGTAGGGCGCGACGTCACGCCGCAACATGGCGTCCACCTGCGCGTCACGGTCGCTCTTCACGCGCAGCGTCGCGCGGTAGCTGGTGCCGGACTTGAAGGGGTAGGGGAAGGTCAGGTGGGCGTCTCCGTCACCTCGATCGATCACGCGAAAGCGTAGCGCCTGTTGCGCGCCGCCTTCGCCGTTGGTGGACCCAGCAGCAGCAGCAGCGCTCGCCAGCGTGCGCGGGCCTTCCAACTGGAATTTCGGCGCTCGTTTGCCCCAGGCATTGACTTTGGGTGTCAGCGGAGCGGCGACGGCCGCGGCGCGCAAAGGCGCCGCGCGGCCATTTGCCGGCGCTGCCGCGGCGGCCGAACTCGCCGGCAGCTCGATCACGCCGGTGCTGTCGTCAGCGCTCATGCCGACGGCCGGCGCCACGCACAGCGCGAGCGACGCCAGCCATGGCTTCGAGGCCTCGAGGGGCGACCAGCGGGCCGCCAGGGCGGCGAGGCTCACGCGCCGCCGCGCCAGCAGGCCGGTGGGTGCGTGCGGCGGGCAGGCGCGGGCGTCTTCGGGGGGCAGGTACACGTTGGGGTCTCCGGGAGAGGGCCGCGCCGGGCGCGGCGAGGTGCCGATGTTCTGGCATCCAGGGCGAACATGATGCGTTGAACGCGCGACAACACGTAGACAAATGTGACGTGGGGCGGCTGGCGGGTCTCCACGCCCATGGCACGGCTCCGCAGCGACAGCGCGGGCGAGCGCCACATCTTGGCGCGCGGGGCGATGGGCCGGTTGCCAGAGCGAGGGGCGCCTTGCGCGCGCGATGGCGCGCAAGCGGTGAGCGCCCCCTCCGCACCCCCCCTCATTCGTGTAGTCAGCACGCGTGCCGCGCGCCAGCGCGCGCCGCTGCAGGTATAACCGCGGCCGTGCAACGCCGGAACGGTTTGACACACGACTGCCACTGGCATGGGCGATGCTACGGGTTTGCCCGTACCTCCGTATCGGCTGTGCAGCGCACGCGCCGCGCTCCTCGCGCGCGCCACGCGAGTCCTTGAACCTGAAGCCGCCGCTGTCTTACTAGAGACGCGGCTGGTACTGCTGTAGACGCAGGGAGAGCATGCAGAACCACAACGTATTGCTGAAGGCGGAGCACTTCGGCACGGACACACCGAGCGCCATGCCGGCCGACACCCTTGCGCCGCTATACGTAGACCTCGACGGCACGCTGATCCGCTCGGACCTGCTGCTCGAGTCCGCCATGCGCTTCGTTGCCGCTCAGCCCCTGCAGGCGTGGCGCCTGGCCGCCTGGCTGATGCGCGGCAAGGCGCATTTGAAGGCCGAACTGGCCGCGGCGGTCAATCTGGACGTTCGGTGCCTGCCCTATAACGAAGAACTGCTGGGCTATCTGCGCCAACAGCGTGCACTGGGCCGTCGCATCGTGCTGGCGACGGCGAGCCATCAGAAATACGCCCAGCAGATCGCCGAGCACCTGGGCTTGTTCGACGCCGTCATCGCCAGCGACGGCAGCGTCAATCGCAAGGGCGTGCACAAGCTGGAGGCGATCCGCACCGACGCCGGCGGTCGGTTCGCCTACGCCGGCAACGACCAGGTCGACCTGGACGTCTGGCGCGAGGCCGACGCGGCCCTCGTCGTCAATGCCAGCGCCGGTGTGCGTCGGCAGGCCAATGCGGTGACCCGCGAGGAACTGCATGTGCCGCCGCAGAAACCCGGTGTGAAGGTGTGGGCCAAGGCGATCCGGCTGCACCAGTGGGCCAAGAATGCGCTGCTGCTGCTGCCGGCCCTGCCGATCGCCGGCGACTTGCTGCCGTCTCACTGGATCTCCTTGCTGATCGGCTTCGTGGCCTTCGGCCTGTGCGCGTCCAGCGTCTATCTGCTCAACGACCTGATGGACCTGGAAGCCGACCGGGCCCACCCGCGCAAGCGCAAGCGCCCACTCGCCTCCGGTGCGGTGTCGCTGCCCGCCGGCGTGGTGTTGTCGGTCGGCATGCTGGCGGCCGCCTTCTTGCTCGCCGCCGTGGCGATGCCGCTCGGCTTCGTGGCCACGCTGGGCGTCTACTGGATCTCGACCCTCGCGTATTCGCTGTACTTCAAGCGGCGGGTGTTGCAGGACGTGTTGATGCTCGCCGGCCTCTACACCTTGCGCATCATCGCCGGCGCCGCGGCGATCCAGGTGATGCCGTCGTTCTGGATCATGTCGTTCTCGATGTTCCTGTTCCTGAGCCTCGCGTGCATCAAGCGCTATGTCGAACTGCGCGATGCCGAGCTCAGCGAGAAGGTCAAGGTCGTCGGTCGCGGCTATGGCGTGTCGGACCTGCCCTTCGTGCAGTCGGTCGGCACGTCGGCGGGCCTGGTCGCGGTGCTGGTGTTCGCGATGTACGTCAACGATCCCACCACCGCGAGCCATTTCACGCGGCCGGCCGCGCTGTGGACCATCTGCCCGCTGGTGCTGCTGTGGGTGAGCCGGGTCTGGCTGAAGGCCAGCCGGATGGAGCTGCACGACGATCCGGTCGTGTTTGCCGTCACCGACCGCGCCAGCCAGCTGATCGCGGTGTTGTCGGTCGTGGCGCTCGCCGTCGCGTCCGGCGTGCTGTTCTGACCGCGTCATGAGCGTGCCTCTCCAGGAGCAGGCGGGCCAGCCTTCGTCCCGCAGTTGGCGGTTGTCGACCGACCAGTGGTGTTGCCTCGGCCTCACCGTGCTGGCCTTCGTCACCGCTTTCGCTTTGGGCGTGACCGCACCCGACCGGCTGTATGCCCCGGAAACCCTGCTGTTCTGGACCGATGCCGGCAACGGCTGGTTCCAGTCGGACGTCGTGCGGGTGCTGGGCGACATGAGCGAATGGGACGGCGACCACAAGCGCGCCCGGGTCCATCCGATCTTTTCGCTGGTGACGATACCGGTCGTCGCGGCGATCCAGGCCTTGCTGTCGGTCGACGCGCGCACCGCCACCGCCCTCTACGGTGGCGCCACGGCGGCCGCCACCGTGTGTTTGCTGTTCCTGACGCTGCGCCGCCTCGGCCGCACGACGCTGGAGTCGGCGCTGCTGTGTTTGCTGCTGGGTGTGAGCGCTGGCTGGCTGTTTTTCTACACCATCCCCGAGAGCTTCCAGCTCGGTGCCCTGACCATCGCGATCGTGCTGTTCGTCGGCTCGGCGCCTGTGGCGTCGGCCCGGCGCGAAGGCCTGCGGGTGTCGCTGGCCAGCGCGGCCAGCCTGTCCATCACCGTGACGAACTGGATGTTCGGCTGGCTGCTGGCCATCACCCGGCTGCGGCCGCTGGCGGCGCTGATCGCCACCGTGGCGGCCTTTGCCCTCGTGGTCGGCCTGGCACTGGTGCAGCAGCGGCTGATGCCCACGACAGCGCTGTTCACCGAGGGCACCAACGAGCAGTCCTACATCCTCAAAGAGGACGCGGGCGGCCCGCTGCTGATTTCGAAGGTGTTCTGGTTCGACAGCATGCTGGCGCCCCAGCCCGACCGGGTCGGCCCCAACCCGTACTGGAAGGGCTTGTCGATGCAGCGCGCCGACCTCGGCTCGGGCTCGCTGGTCGGCTGGCCGGCGCTGGTGCTGTGGATCGGCGTGCTGGCGCTGGGCTTCCTCGGGTTGCGGCATGCACGAGCCCCGAAAGGCTTCCGTCTGCTGCTGCTCGGCGGGCTGGCCGGTCAATGGGCGCTGCACCTCGTCTACGGCGAAGAGACTTTCTTGTATGCGCTGCACCTCGCGCCGTTGCTGGTGGTGCTCGCCTCGTTCGCCTTCGAATCGCGCTTGCGGCCCCTGGTGCTGATCGCGCTGTTCGCGATGGTCGGACTGTTCGCTTTCAACAATGTGACGGTGCTGGTCGACAGCAAGGCGTACGCCGCACGGCTCGGCTCGACCCGCACGGCCTTGCTCGAGGAAATGCAGCGACGCCCGCTGGGCCCCTGGCCGCGCGGTGACGGCCACGTGCTGGTCGGCACGCCGGGCAGCGCGTTGGGGGCCAAGGGCTATTTCGAGCCGGGGGGCAGTTTCTCGCCCTGGGTCGGCTCGTTCGGCATCTCGCTCTGGGTGACCGACAACACCGGCAAGACGCGCCACACGAGCGACAGCTTCCCGAAAGAGCAGACCACGCAACGTGTGACGCTCGAGCAGGGGCGCTGGCCCGGCGTCGCGTTCGAAACCCCCGCCTACACCGGGCGTTGGCAGCAGGACGTCGGCGGCGGCGCGTGGCGTTTGCGGCTAGACGCCAGCGCGTCCTTGCCGGGCGAGCAGCGCATCGAGCTGCTGCTGCGCGGCGTCGGGCCGGCCGCCGGCCCGGTCGAGCGCCTCGAGTGGTCGCCCGAGACGCATGAACTGCAGGTCAACGGCCGCTGGCGCGTGCGGCTGCCGGAACAGGCGCAAGTCCAGCTGGGCGACGAACAGCGCGACGCCTTCGCGGCACCGCAGCGCGTCAACTCGATCAGCAGTGCGACCGGCTGGGCCTATGCCCGGGTGGTGCTGCCGCGGGCGGCGGTCGTCGTCAGCATCGAGCCCTTGCAGGCGGTCAACGAGGCCGGCCCGGCGGTGCAGGTGCCGCAGATCGAAGGCACCGATGCCGTCTTCGTCGACAGCCTGCGCGCCCAACTCTTCCACCTGGGCATGGCCATCGACCGGGGCACCTTGCCGCCGGGCGACCCGCTGAACTACGGGCAGCCCTGGACCCGCGAAACGGCTTATGCCGTTGCCGCGCTGGCGCGAGCCGGCAACCTGGTGCTGGCTCGCGACCTGGCGATGGACCTGGCACGCCGCGACTTCTTCGGTGGCTTCGGCTCCGAGGCGAGTGCGCCCGGCCTCGCGCTGTGGGCGCTCGAAGAGTACGCCTCGCGTGCCGGAGATCCGGCGTTCGACCGCGCGGTGTGGCCGCACGTGAGCCGCAAGGCGCAATGGCTGCTCGACTGTCTGGGCGCAAAGGGGGCGCTGCTGGCCGAACCGCAGGGCCCGTTCCTGGCGCGCTTTGCCATCACCCAGGAGACCAAGCTCGCCTGCCTGCCGGGCAGCGACGGCCTGATGGCAGGCCGCACGGACTGGCATGTGCCGCGCATGTATTTGTCGGCGTTTGCCTACCGCGGCCTGATGGACGCGGCGCAGTTCGCGACCCGGCTCGGCCACAGCGCGCAGGCGGCCCAATGGCGAGGCGCCGCCGAAGGTCTGCGCCAGGCCTGGAACCGCCGCATGGCGGAACAGGGCGCGGGCGGCCAGCCGACGCGCGACGACCTGGTGCGCTGGATGCGCGCCGGTGCCGAGGCGCAAGGCTTTTTCGGCGCCCGCAACGTCGCCAAGCTGTGGGCCGGCACCCGCAAGGAAGGGGGCGATCTGGCCAATCCGCGCACCTACGTCACCGGCACCTGGCCCACCGGCATCGCGCGGGAGGCACGGCAGGCCTATGCGCAGCGGCTGCATCAGCAGGACGTGCCGGGCCCGGTGGCGGGGGCGCCGATGCCCAAGAAGAGCTATTTCGACATCGCCATCGCGCACCAGTCGCTCTACCTCGGCCAGCCCGACCGCACCTGGACCACGCTGCAGCGCTACTGGCAGCACCAGGTCTCGCCCGGTGCCTACACCTGGTGGGAGGGCGACGGCGAGGAGAACAGCTCGCACGGCTGGGAGGCCGTGCGGGGCTGGGTCGAGCCGCGCCATGTGACGCCTCACTACGGCACCGCCGCCGAGGTGCTGGCCTTGCAACTCGACATGCTGACCCTGCTCGATCCGGGAGCCGACGAGGCCACCCTGGTGATCGGCGCCGGCGTGCGCCGCGAATGGCTGCAGCGACCCATTGCGGTGCGCGGCATCCAGGTGCGCGGCGCGACGGTCGATTGGCGCTGGGACGGGCAACGGGTCGAGGTGAGCAGTGTGGGCCGCCGTCATCCGGTGCGCCTGGCGCCGGTGTTCCCGCCCGGCACACCGGTGGTGATCCAGCATGCCGAATCGACGGGCGCTGCGGCCGCGCCTGCCGAGCCGGCCGCGTCGGCCGCGCCGGCTGCCGCCACGCCGTGACAACGTATCGTTCGAACACACAAGGAAGTACAAGATGACCGCAAGACTGCTCCTGCTCATCCTCACCAGCGTCGGCATGTCGTCGCTGGCCCAGATCATGCTGAAGTTCGGCATGTCCAAGCCCGGCATGCAGGGGCCGTTCGACGGTGCCGGGCCGGTGGCGCTGGCCTTCGCGACCAACCCGTTCGTGGTCGGCGGCCTCGCCCTCTATGGGCTGGGGGCGATGGTCTGGCTGGCGGTGCTGGCGCGCATCGACGTCAGCGTCGCCTATCCTTTTGTCGGGCTGGGGTTCATTCTGACGATGGCCCTCGGCTATTGGTTGTTCAATGAACCGCTGTCCACCGCCCGCGTGCTTGGCACGCTGCTGATCGTGTCGGGCGTCGTGCTCGTCGCGCGTTCGGCCTGAGGGCCGGCAAAGGACCGTCATGTCCAAGCAAGATACCCGAGTGGTGGTGTTCGACCAGGCCATCGCGGCGGCCAGCCCCGCGGGCAGTTGCGTGCTGGCCGAGATCGTGGGGCTGGCCGAGTCGCGCCGCATCACGGTGTTCTCCGACCGGTGCGAAGTGGCGCAGCCGGGGCGCATCGACTGGGTGCGCGTGCCGCTGCCCAAAGGGCCGATCGTGTTGCGCTACGTCGCCTTCCAGCTGCTCGCGCCGATGCTCTACACGGCCTGGCGGCTGCGCGGCAACCGGGCCGACCAGGTGCAGACGACGCAGGGGCAGTACGTGGGCGCCGACATCGCCTACGCCCACTTCTGCCACCGGGCCTATCTGAACGGCCCGTGGAAGTCGTCGCCGGTGAAGGGCCTGCGCCGGCTGGCGCGTGAGGCCAACCATCGCTTCAACGCCATCTTCGAGCGCCGTGCCTTTCTGCGTGCACGGCGTATCGTGGTGCCGTCGCTCGGGCTGGCGCGCGAGTTGTCGCGCGAGTATCCGGACGTCGCCGATCGTATCGTCACGATCGCCAACCCGGTCGACGTGGCCCGTTTCGCCCGCCCGGCCGACTTCGACCGGGCCGCGTTCCGGCAGCCGCTGGGCCTTGCGCCCGATGCCGTGGTGCTGTCGTTCATGGCGCTGGGCGACTTCGCCCGCAAGGGGCTGGGCGTCGTGATCGAGGCCCTGGCCGGGCTGCCCGAGCCCCTCCGGGCGCAGGCGCAGGTGCTGGTCATCGGCGGCCAGCAGCGTGAGATCGACGAGTACCAGGCGATCGCCACGCGCCATGGTGTGGGCGATCGGCTGCGTTTTGTCGGCCTGCAGAAAGACGTCAGGCCTTATCTCTGGGCGGCCGACGTGTTTGCGTTTCCGTCGCTTTACGAGATCTTCTCGTTGGCCATCCTGCAGGCCGCCGCGGCGGGCCTGCCGACCCTGGTGACCCAAGGACTGTACGGCGCCGAAGAATTCGTGCGCGACGGCGAGAACGGCTGGCTGGCGCCGCGCACGCCCGAAGGTGTGCGCGCCGCGCTGGCGCAGGCGATCGGCGAGCGGCACCGGCTGCCGCAGTGGTCGGCCGCGGCCCAGCAGGCGGTGCAGCAGTATTCGCGCGAGGCCTTCGTCGCGAAATGGCAGAACCTGTACGCCGGGCTCGATGGCGCGCAAGCCGCAGTGGGTGCAGCGGAGGTGACGCAATGACCGTCGTCGGCAGGCCCGAGGGGCACGACCACGTGATGCCGCTGCCCGGCCAGCGCCCCATGGCGGGGATGAGCCGGGTCGCGACCGCAGGCGCGGCACCGTCTTCGCCCACGCCGCCCGGGACCGGACCGACGTCGCATCAGGAGCGCGGCCGCGGCGCGCCGCAGCTGCAGCGGGTGCTGTTCGTGCACAACGGCTACCGGGTGCGCGGCGGCGAGGACAGCGTGGTCGACTCCGAGATCGAGTTGTTGCGCCAGCGCGGCCACGAGGTCATCGAATACCGGCGCCACAACGACGAGATCGGCGCCGGCTCCAAGTTGAGCCTGCTGCGCGACACCATCTGGTCGCCGCGCAGCCACGCCGACGTGCGCCGGCTGATCCGCGAGCAGCAGGTGGACGTGGTGCATGTGCACAACACGCTGCCCTTGGTGTCGCCGGCGGTCTACTGGGCCGCGGCGGCCGAGTCGGTGCCGGTGGTGCAGACGCTGCACAACTTCCGGCTGATGTGCCCGCAGGCGCTGTTCCTGCGGGAAGAGCGGGTCTGCGAAGACTGTGTGGGCCATGTGCCGTGGCGGGCGGTGAGGCACCGCTGCTATCGCGATTCGACAGTGCAATCGGCAGTCGTGGCGGGCATGTTGACCACACACCGCATGCTCGGTACCTATCGCGACAAGGTCACCCGCTACATCGCGCTCAACGAGTTCTGCCGCACCAAATTCATCGAAGGCGGCCTGCCGGCGGACCGTATCGTGCTGAAACCCAACTTCGTCGACCTGCCGCCGCAAGACGTCGCCGAGCGCCGCCAGGGCGGTCTGTTCGTCGGGCGGTTGTCGAAGGAGAAGGGCTTGAGCGTGCTGAGCGAGGCCGCGAAGCGGCTGCCGCAGCCCAACATCACGGTGATCGGCGGCGGTGAGCTGGAACCCGAGGCGCGCGCCGCCTTCGGCGAGCGTATGGTGGGCTTCAAGCCGCTGCCCGAAATCCTGGCGCTGATGTCGGCCGCGAGTTATCTCGTGATCCCGAGCATCTGGTACGAGAACTTCCCGCGCACCATCGTCGAGGCGTATGCCTGCGGACTGCCGGTGATCGCAAGCCGTTTGGGGGCCTTGCCCGAGATCGTGGTCGAGGGCCACAGCGGCCTGCTGTTCGACCCCGGCTCGCCACAGGACCTGGCGGACAAGCTCGCCTGGGCCGAAGCGCATCCGCACGAGATGCGCCAGATGGGGCACAACGCGCGCGCGCTCTACGAGCGGCTCTACACGCCACAACGCAACTACGAGCGATTGATCGAGATCTACGCCGAGGCCCGACAGGCCGTGCCCGGTCGCGCCGCCCAGGCCGCATGAGCCCGGGACCGCGTGGCGCCGGGCGGGCCCGGCGCCACGCGGCATGCTCCGGTGTGTCGAGCCGGCACAGCGGGGTCGACCGCAACTTCGTGCAGCGATGCAGGATCGTATGAAACAAGAACCGACCGTCATGCTCAAGCAAGCCAGCGGCAGCCCGCCGGACACCCCGGCGGGCGTTGCCGCCGCCCCTCAACGCGCCACCGGCACCTCTGTGCGCCGCCCCCGCGCGGTGGTGGTGCAACGGCGCATGACCCACTACCGCCTGCCCTTGTTCGAGCAGATGCGCGCGCGGCTCGACGCGATGGGCATCGAGTTGACCGTGGTCTACGGCGACCCGAAGCCCGGCGAGGCCGAGAACAACGACGGCGGCGACCTTTCATGGGGCGTGCACGTGCCCTGCCGGTATCTGTTGCGCGAGAAGGTCTGCTGGCAAGACCCGTCGGCGGTGCTGCACGACGCCGACCTGATCGTCGTGACGCAAGAGAACAACCTGCTGTTCAACTACCTGCTGCCGATGAAGCACCGCGGGTTGAAGCGAGCCTTCTGGGGGCACGGCCGCAACTTCCAGGCGCTCAACCCCAACTCGCTGAGCGAGCGTTTCAAGCGGCTGTTCGTCAGCCGGGTCGACTGGTGGTTCGCCTACACCGACCTGAGCGCCGACGTGGTGGTCGACGCCGGCTTTCCGCGCGAGCGCATCACGGTGCTCAACAACGCGATCGACACCACCGCGCTGCAGCAGCACCTCGACAGTGTGACGCCCGAGCGGGCAGCAGCCGCGCGCCAGGCCTACGGCATCCCGCCGGGGCCGATCGGCCTGATGCTGGCCTCGCTGATCCCCGACAAGCGGCCCGAGTTCCTGCTCGAGGCGGCGCGCCGGGTGCGCCAGCAGGTGCCCGACTTCCAGCTGGTGCTGGTGGGCGAGGGCCCGCTGCGCGACATGATCAAGCGCGCCGCCGCCGAGTCGGGCGGCTGGGTCCACTGGATGGGGCTGCGCAAGGGCGCCGAAAAGGCCGAGCTGCTGAAGATGAGCACCGTGATGCTCAACCCCGGCAAGGTCGGCCTCAACGTCGTCGATGCGCTGCAGGCGCGGGTGCCGATGATCACCACCGACTGCAAGACCCATTCGCCCGAGGTTTCTTACCTTCGCCACGGTGTCAACGGCCTGATGACGGCCGACGATATCGATGCGTATGCGAACAGCATCGCCGAGTTGCTGCGCGACGAAGTGCGGCTGGACGTGCTGCGCGATGGCTGCGCGCGCGAAGCCGCGACGATCTCGATCGAGCAGATGGCCGAGCGCTTCTGCGAGGGCATCCGCGAGTGCCTGGCGGCGCCGGCCA from Caldimonas brevitalea encodes the following:
- a CDS encoding glycosyltransferase family 4 protein, yielding MSKQDTRVVVFDQAIAAASPAGSCVLAEIVGLAESRRITVFSDRCEVAQPGRIDWVRVPLPKGPIVLRYVAFQLLAPMLYTAWRLRGNRADQVQTTQGQYVGADIAYAHFCHRAYLNGPWKSSPVKGLRRLAREANHRFNAIFERRAFLRARRIVVPSLGLARELSREYPDVADRIVTIANPVDVARFARPADFDRAAFRQPLGLAPDAVVLSFMALGDFARKGLGVVIEALAGLPEPLRAQAQVLVIGGQQREIDEYQAIATRHGVGDRLRFVGLQKDVRPYLWAADVFAFPSLYEIFSLAILQAAAAGLPTLVTQGLYGAEEFVRDGENGWLAPRTPEGVRAALAQAIGERHRLPQWSAAAQQAVQQYSREAFVAKWQNLYAGLDGAQAAVGAAEVTQ
- a CDS encoding glycosyltransferase family 4 protein, whose translation is MTVVGRPEGHDHVMPLPGQRPMAGMSRVATAGAAPSSPTPPGTGPTSHQERGRGAPQLQRVLFVHNGYRVRGGEDSVVDSEIELLRQRGHEVIEYRRHNDEIGAGSKLSLLRDTIWSPRSHADVRRLIREQQVDVVHVHNTLPLVSPAVYWAAAAESVPVVQTLHNFRLMCPQALFLREERVCEDCVGHVPWRAVRHRCYRDSTVQSAVVAGMLTTHRMLGTYRDKVTRYIALNEFCRTKFIEGGLPADRIVLKPNFVDLPPQDVAERRQGGLFVGRLSKEKGLSVLSEAAKRLPQPNITVIGGGELEPEARAAFGERMVGFKPLPEILALMSAASYLVIPSIWYENFPRTIVEAYACGLPVIASRLGALPEIVVEGHSGLLFDPGSPQDLADKLAWAEAHPHEMRQMGHNARALYERLYTPQRNYERLIEIYAEARQAVPGRAAQAA
- a CDS encoding glycosyltransferase family 4 protein; translated protein: MKQEPTVMLKQASGSPPDTPAGVAAAPQRATGTSVRRPRAVVVQRRMTHYRLPLFEQMRARLDAMGIELTVVYGDPKPGEAENNDGGDLSWGVHVPCRYLLREKVCWQDPSAVLHDADLIVVTQENNLLFNYLLPMKHRGLKRAFWGHGRNFQALNPNSLSERFKRLFVSRVDWWFAYTDLSADVVVDAGFPRERITVLNNAIDTTALQQHLDSVTPERAAAARQAYGIPPGPIGLMLASLIPDKRPEFLLEAARRVRQQVPDFQLVLVGEGPLRDMIKRAAAESGGWVHWMGLRKGAEKAELLKMSTVMLNPGKVGLNVVDALQARVPMITTDCKTHSPEVSYLRHGVNGLMTADDIDAYANSIAELLRDEVRLDVLRDGCAREAATISIEQMAERFCEGIRECLAAPAKR